The window GATATTATTGTTGAGTCTACGGGCTTATTTCGTACTAAAGATGGAGCATCTAAACACTTGGAAGCGGGAGCTGAAAAAGTAATTATCTCTGCACCGGCAAAAGGAGATAAAGAGGTTAAAACTGTTGTATTGGGAGTGAACGATGAAGTTATCGACGAGGAAACAAACATATATTCCAATGCCAGTTGCACAACGAATTGCTTGGCTCCAATGGTTAAAGTCTTGAATGATTTCTTCGGATTGGAGAAAGGGTTTATGACCACCACACATGCCTATACGGGAAGCCAAAATATTTTGGATGGCCCACATAAGGATGTCCGCAGAGGTCGTACGGCAGCTCATAATATTGTACCTACTACAACAGGAGCAGCGCAGGCGGTCGAATTAGTTCTGCCAGAGCTTGAAGGTAGACTGGATGGAAGTGCAATCCGTGTTCCGGTTCCAGATGGATCTCTGACAGATCTTACTGCTACCCTTAGTCAAGACGTGACGGTAGATGAGGTCCATAAAGCTTTTAAAGATGCAGCTGAAGGTTCTATGAAAGGAGTTCTTCAATATTCTGATGAAGAGCTTGTTTCAACTGATATTCTAACGAATCCACATTCTTGCATTTATGATAGCGGTTTTACCAAGGCAAATGATAATCTTGTGAAGATTCTTGCTTGGTACGATAATGAGGCAGGATATTCTGCGCGTACCGCTGATCTCATTACTAAAATTGCCTAAATAGGGTATTATATTATTTTGTGATAGAATCATGGAGAGTGATTCTATCAGTTTATTTCGGGGGTCAGAAGTTTTTCTGACCCTTTTATATTTTAAATAGGTAATAAGACATGATATCATGATTGACTGGAAACAGGTAAATGAATATGCAGGAAAGGGGAATCCCGAACCACCCCGACGAATAGAGAAACCAGAAAAAGAGTGGAAAGAGCAGTTAACTGAGGAACAGTTTTATGTGGCTCGTAAGCATGGTACAGAACGGGCGGGAACAGGAGAATACTGCGAAAGCCACCAGCCTGGATTATATGCCTGTGTCTGTTGC of the Fodinibius sp. Rm-B-1B1-1 genome contains:
- the gap gene encoding type I glyceraldehyde-3-phosphate dehydrogenase produces the protein MSKINIGINGFGRIGRLVTRSIMAYHKDEINIVGINDLMDVETLAYLFKRDSVHGTYQGEVSHTDNSLTIDGMEIGISSERDPSNLKWGERGADIIVESTGLFRTKDGASKHLEAGAEKVIISAPAKGDKEVKTVVLGVNDEVIDEETNIYSNASCTTNCLAPMVKVLNDFFGLEKGFMTTTHAYTGSQNILDGPHKDVRRGRTAAHNIVPTTTGAAQAVELVLPELEGRLDGSAIRVPVPDGSLTDLTATLSQDVTVDEVHKAFKDAAEGSMKGVLQYSDEELVSTDILTNPHSCIYDSGFTKANDNLVKILAWYDNEAGYSARTADLITKIA